Proteins from one Triticum aestivum cultivar Chinese Spring chromosome 7A, IWGSC CS RefSeq v2.1, whole genome shotgun sequence genomic window:
- the LOC123154812 gene encoding ABC transporter F family member 1, with translation MVSDASKKKAAQKKAAAAAKRGAKSSAAASSSSASSAADKAANGIAALNLSDRTCTGVLASHPLSRDIHIESLSLTFHGHDLIVDSELELNYGRRYGLLGLNGCGKSTLLTAIGCRELPIPEHMDIHHLTREIEASDMSALQAVICCDEERVKLEKEAEILAAQDDGGGEALDLVYERLEAMDASTAEKRAAEILFGLGFDKQMQAKPTRDFSGGWRMRIALARALFMNPTILLLDEPTNHLDLEACVWLEEKLKNFERILVVISHSQDFLNGVCTNIIHMQNKTLKLYTGNYDQYVQTRSELEENQMKQYKWEQEQIANMKEYIARFGHGSAKLARQAQSKEKTLAKMERGGLAEKVVNDRILVFRFTDVGKLPPPVLQFADVTFGYTPDNLIYKNLDFGVDLDSRVALVGPNGAGKSTLLKLMTGDLSPLDGMVRRHNHLRIAQFHQHLTEKLDLDMPALQYMMREYPGNEEEKMRAAIGKFGLSGKAQVMPMKNLSDGQKARVIFAWLAFRQPQMLLLDEPTNHLDIETIDSLAEALKEWDGGLVLVSHDFRLINQVAQEIWVCENQAVTRWEGDIMDFKQHLKKRAGL, from the exons ATGGTGTCCGATGCCAGCAAGAAGAAAGCCGCGcagaagaaggccgccgccgccgcaaagaGGGGAGCCAAGTCCAGCGCCGCTgcctcgtcctcgtcggcgtcgtcaGCGGCCGATAAGGCCGCCAATGGCATAGCGGCCCTTAACTTATCCGATCGGACATGTACCGGGGTCCTGGCTTCGCATCCGCTCTCCCGTGATATCCAC ATTGAGTCCCTTTCATTAACATTTCATGGACATGACCTTATTGTGGATTCAGAATTGGAGCTTAACTACGGGAG GCGGTATGGTTTGCTCGGCTTAAATGGTTGTGGGAAATCTACCCTTCTCACCGCAATAGGCTGCAGGGAACTCCCCATTCCTGAACACATGGACATACATCATCTTACTCGTGAGATTGAGGCTTCTGACATGTCTGCGCTGCAAGCTGTTATCTGTTGTGATGAAGAAAGAGTGAAGTTGGAAAAGGAAGCTGAAATTTTGGCTGCACAG GATGATGGTGGCGGTGAAGCTTTGGATCTTGTATATGAGCGGTTAGAAGCAATGGATGCATCAACTGCTGAAAAGCGTGCTGCTGAGATATTGTTTGGTCTAGGTTTTGACAAGCAAATGCAAGCAAAGCCAACACGAGATTTTTCTGGGGGTTGGCGTATGAGGATTGCATTGGCAAGGGCGCTGTTCATGAACCCGACCATCCTTTTGCTTGATGAGCCAACCAACCATCTTG ATCTCGAGGCTTGTGTCTGGCTGGAAGAGAAATTAAAGAATTTTGAGCGTATACTTGTTGTTATCTCGCATTCCCAAGATTTTCTAAATGGAGTGTGCACTAACATCATCCACATGCAGAACAAGACCCTCAAGTTATATACTGGAAATTATGACCAGTATGTTCAAACTCGCTCTGAGCTTGAAGAGAATCAAATGAAGCAGTACAAATGGGAACAGGAACAGATAGCTAATATGAAGGAGTACATTGCACGATTTGGTCATGGATCTGCGAAGCTTGCTCGTCAGGCTCAGAGCAAAGAGAAGACTCTTGCAAAGATGGAGCGTGGTGGTCTTGCTGAGAAGGTTGTCAATGACAGGATTCTTGTATTCCGCTTTACAGATGTTGGCAAACTCCCACCACCAGTGCTGCAGTTTGCTGATGTCACATTTGGTTACACTCCGGATAATCTCATCTACAAGAACCTTGACTTCGGTGTTGACCTTGACTCGAGAGTTGCACTGGTCGGTCCCAATGGGGCTGGTAAGAGCACACTTCTGAAGCTCATGACAGGTGACCTATCTCCGTTGGATGGCATGGTCAGACGCCACAACCACCTACGCATTGCACAATTCCATCAACATCTCACTGAGAAGCTGGACCTGGACATGCCGGCCCTGCAGTACATGATGAGGGAGTACCCTGGGAATGAAGAGGAGAAGATGAGAGCTGCAATTGGCAAGTTTGGCCTGTCAGGAAAGGCACAGGTGATGCCAATGAAAAACCTGTCTGATGGGCAGAAGGCCCGTGTCATTTTTGCTTGGCTAGCATTTAGGCAGCCACAGATGCTGTTGCTTGATGAGCCGACAAATCATCTTGACATTGAGACCATTGACTCACTTGCTGAGGCACTGAAGGAATGGGACGGGGGGTTGGTCCTGGTGAGCCATGACTTCAGGCTGATCAATCAGGTTGCTCAAGAGATCTGGGTCTGTGAGAACCAGGCGGTGACTAGGTGGGAAGGCGATATCATGGATTTCAAGCAACACTTGAAGAAAAGGGCTGGTCTCTAG